The region cttgaccaggatcgagcaaaggctctcaacgaggaggtggagcggctaaaggaaaacaagtttataagggaggcatattgccctgcctgggtttcaaacccagtattagtgcccaagtccaatggaaagtggaggacttgtgtggactttaccgacctgaacaaagcatgtccaaatGACTATTTTCCTTTGCCAataatagaccagttggttgacgcgacctctggtcatgaagctttgtcctttatggacgcttacacagggtataaccagattagtatgcatcctcccaatgaggagcataccagtttccgaacagacatagggttgtactgttataaggtcatgccattcagcttgaagaacgctgttgcgatatttttactgcgcaagtatacacaatcgaataaacaagtaatagtagtggaaatacAGTATCGTTCCGTCAAGGAATTGATCCAATAATTACtaatagcaaacttttatttctatttgactaatgaaaatttaatgacagttaacaatgaacaataaactAGAAAAGCAaaatttaattaacgaaatttaatataagcgaaGTATTAGAgcattctaatttcatcaaccttcaattctattcaaacaataatactactaatatgtttctttaatCTATGATTATAGCAGGGTTActattgacaattctattctttctcaagatataaaatattcagtttacctgtgaattctctacatgtctgtgataaattctacacataaaccacattaagaacaaaaacctaattgctacacaaaccaatttgatactttcgttctaaattgaaatctatgtctattgcctaaagctattccaattctcactttttagatattgaattaaaaccaataatcatgcaaaagatggccaatcaattacaaacattaaacataagaacaatagataaccataaattcaaagaatcatagaaattgcattaaagatgaatagaatatccagtgactatattaaaatactctaaataagaatttagttcataatattaaacctcatcacacaatctaaaattcaaaagcataaagaaaataattaaaagtgGAATATTCTCTGTTTCCTTTCTCCTGCCGTCAGAACGCTCTGGCCTCCTTCTTCcaatcttctttttattctttttccaAAAAACCAAAACCTATGAATTTccataaaaatttccaaaaatacccttgtgccgatatatcgcctacaatactgcgatatatcgcctgttgaATGAACTCGATAAAAACGCAAAATTCTAATGTCATTTCTGCTTCAGCCGAAAATTGCAAATGCTCATGCCGCGATATATCGCCcagtacaggcgatatatcgcctgtatcAAATTCCCAAATATTCACCAATTTTGACTACTCGAACAGATATTTATCAGCATTCTCGCACTAATCAGAATTTTTTCAAcacactgcacaagttcaccaaacagattaaatacaaactttctcttgagaaaacaaccaaatcaaactgaaaaagttataaataagcgtatattttgtacgcttatcacacccccaaacttgactggttgcttgtcctcaagcaaacaaaagaaagaacaaagaaacaatccaaaactaaaaaaaaaaaactattagatGACTTAACTtcacagaaaaatttaaacttaGACTAGGGGCATAACTTTTCTCAAAAATTTCAATTCTTCTTCAATCGTTCAACCAATGCTTTAGATCATGTGACTAGAATTTCAACATATCAATAATTTATCCAAATACTGTCATTCATGCAAATACACATTTCATTTAACAAATACTGtacaaaacataattttacaagtatcaacattcattcataccacatacccatcaaaattcaccataagcttgctcaattaacttgtctccactaatataaaataTGTATCAAGTATATCAAAAAGACTTAGATAGGCTCATAACAttaggcttaggtaaaggtagataaatagtcatttaggctcagaattaccataagcatataaacctcaaaaccatccaaatttctcttcaccacaccaaaaatcacccttttatacaattagagagagagattacacactttcatcattttcttattttctttttgtaTCGTTTTTTTTCTTCTAGACTTAtcacttccttttttttttcaagtcacactcccccaaattttatattttccatatatatatatatttctctctctttttttttttttaggagtgtgacaaagtgaattttttttctataatctcaaaaacttctctctctcttctttttgtacaatcatacttcattcaaatcataccaatacttcaccattttccattcttctttcccacaaattatatgcttatgataacaaaggaaaaggaTAAATAATAAAGGTAGGAAATTTAAGCTCAAATAGtacaatcaagaacaaaaaccaaagttttaggctcaaaaagggtaactaaggataaatttTTATCGGTTAGCTGGAAAGGCTGAAACGTTTACCaaagaaaattgcctaaatcatctctaCTTAATACTTCATTTAGAATTTCATCTCAACAAATTAACTGAGCAAGTTCTAGCTTATTTCAATATCCACCAAACATACCAATCCCCACAATACTTATAAACTTATATAATGTAaagcataaattaaataaaatacatataatacAACAAATGACAATACTCAGATCAATTATCAACAGGTTAAGCACACAGTCTACATATCCAAAGCATCAATCTAACAACATCAAAGAATTAGCATAATTCATCATTGAAGCCCCACCTGTCTTAGTCAATAATAGTTTTGTACAGTCATCCAACATTAAGAATAGAAATAAAtaatcaaaagaaaaatcaatagtCCCCCAAAACTTAAAATAAACAGTGTCCTCACTGTTGCATGAAATCCAAAGGAACTTAACTAAAGGAGaaaggaaaatatatatatataaaataaaataaacaaaaaacaaaaaaaaacctgACAACAGAACAGTTACTCGTCGTCTTCAAAATCTGGAGGCGGCTGATATGGTTGGCGCAATTCTGGAGGACATTATGGAAAATCATTAAATTCTGTGTATCGCGCAAATGCCCCACAAAAATCAGCCATGTAGTTCGTCATGTGGAACTGATGATCTCTAATATCCGCATGACCATGCAACAACAGCTGTTGTTGTCTCTTCAAATCTTCAATATCTTGTTGCATGATGCTATATTGCCGAGAACTAGAGCCTTCAGTAGCTCTAGAAATGGATGGTTTTCTACCCTTTCTCTTCGGCTGAGTAGACTCAGGTTGTTCAGCGGTAGGTGGCAATGGCAACAGTCTCGGGTCTACAGGCTCGTATCCCAAACCAGTTGGTCTAGGAACACCCCCATAATTTTCATCTTGATGCAACACTGACTGATGACTAATTACGGGAGATTGTTCACAAACTTCATTAATATTCATGGGCACCCCTTGATCCTTACATAAACTTATAATCAGCAAAGCATGTCCATGACCACCAGGTGTGGCCCTTCGCGCAATATAACTAATACTCTTTGCGATAAGCCTCCCAACAATGATGGACTTTCCCGAACAAATACAATATAACAAGTATAGGTGTTCAATAGTTACCTCCATTTGTTGAGTGGAAGGCATACGAGTGCTAATGACGAACCTGTTCCAAAGCCTCCCATACGGACTCAAACATGTGGCCTTGATAGATTGTGGAGTGACCATGTCACTCCCCATTTTGTATGTAGAGCCGGGTTTAGTCATTTCCTTTAAGAGCAAATCATAATCCTTTTCATCGGACCCTGCGCGATAATCATCATCCCATGGATCATTGAGGCCATAGAACCTGTTTATTACTTGAGGAGAATAACAAACCTTTTTACCCTGAACTAAGACTGTATGATCATCCCTCTCCACAAAAGAATTGGCATAAAATTCCCTGACCAAACTTATATTGGCCAAAAGTTTGGGCTCACACAATTGCTGCCAATTTCTATTAATAATCATCTGCGGAAGAATACCATCCAATTCACTTGGGTGAAAGTGAGACTCCACAATCACTGTTTTATTTTTAACAATCCACTCCTCAAATTTGTTTTGAGCAGTGGGGTTAACAAACGTATGAGGAATAGTGACATTGGCTCGCTGGACAGTGGACATGGTCTTCGCTTTCTTAGGTGCCATGGAGTAGTTCAATCGCAAAAACACAAATAACAGTCGCTGAACACACTAAAACCCCAAATCAACTCAGAAACACCCAAGAATCTCCAAAATATTGCAAAACCGTTCACTGAGTACTTTTATCGAACACGTAGTGTGCAATCGTGGAAAAGTGTCCAAAAATACTCAAACAACCCCACAATCTTTCCCCAACTATATATAATAATCTCCCAAGATAACAAAAACAAGAAACACAAACCAATCTCACAATAATTCCCAAAAATCCGTCCAATGCCCAAAAGAAAACCTAAGTTCTTCAAATTTCCTCAATATATCATCAAACACACCAAAACTCAACAATGTACCTTGAAAAGCTTGAATAGGATGAAGAAAATGGTCTTCAATCACAGCAATAGTCGGACCTTTGATGCTTGATGGAGATGATGGGATGCTTGAGAGAGTGATTTGCTTGAGAAGAAAAATGGGAGAAAAATAGGATCCTTGAATGAATGCTTCGGTTCTGGAAGAGTGGGTCGAATTAGGGTTATTTTTGGGGAAAAATAACTGATATGAAGTGATCATGTGCTCCCCACGTGCCATTTTTTTCATCAAAAAATTCGACCAAGCGATATATCACTtatatgtggcgatatatcgccacatgcaGTATACCAAAACGACGTCTCTGTCCTTCATGGTGATATTTCGCCTCGACCACCCCCGATATAGCGCAGCCCCATTCagttgtgccgatatatcgccattggtaggcgatatatctcctgggcacatgaaaaaaattccaaattggaaaaaaaatccCATCTGAATCTGTtgtccaggcaatatatcgcctggtgtaggcgatatatcgcctaaacgcaatttaaaaatatcaacatttttttttttttaacgttTTTCACAGTTCTATTacattaaaagaaataaaaataaaaataaaaatataatgtcAAACGAAAACAAAAAAGAAATGTAAACTAACTATGAATTGTTCataaattttaaaatgaaaacaaCTGAAAAGTAAAAATAATGAGATGCCTCTCAAATgcgttgtcgttaacgtcatttagctggACGCTGCTTTTCTTGACTTTAAGAATCCACCAGTGTAATATTGACCTTCTTCTCAATTTCGCCTCCATAGTAATGCTTCACCcgctgtccattaactttaaacggCGAAGAATCACCTTGTTGAATCTCCAACACCCCGTATGGAAAGACTTTTGTAACAATGAATGGCCCCGACCATCGAGACTTTAATTTTCCCAGAAATAACTTGAGACGGGAATTAAATAACAACACCTTATCGCCCACTTGAAAAGTCCAATTGACAATATTATTATCATTCCATTTCTTTGTCTTCTCTTTGTAGATTCTTGCATTCTCGTAGGAATCATGACGCAATTCATCTAGCTCATTCAGTTGAGCAAGCCTTAATGCTTTTGCAGCTACCGGATTGAAATTCAACTTTTTTAACGCCCATTGCGCCCTATGCTCCAGTTCAAATGGCAAGTGACAAGCTTTACCATATACAAGACGGTAAGGAGATGTACCAATTGGCGTTTTAAAAGTTGTCCGATAAGCCCATAATGCATCATCGAGCTTATTCGACCAATCCTTTCTACTAACTAGCACCGTCTTCTCTAAAATCAGCTTAATCTCACGATTTGACACTTCCGCTTGGCCATTTGACCGCGGATGATATCCCAATGCCATCTTGTGTTTAATTCCATACTTCTCCATTAAGGAATCAAAAATCTTATTGGCAAAATGAGTCCCTTCATCACTTATAATAGCTCGAGGTGTGCCAAAACGAGAGAAAATATTCTTTTTCAGAAACTTGACTACCACCTTAGCATCATTAGTTGAAGTAGctactgcttcaacccacttacttacataatccaccgccaaaaaaatatacaaattaccAAATGACGGTGGATAGGGTACCATAAAGtcaataccccaaacatcaaataattcaacctCCAATATATTAGTGAGAGGCATTTCATGACGTCTTGAGATATTACCTACCCTTGGACAACGATCACAGCGTTTCACATAGTCATAGCTGTCTTTATATagagtaggccaataaaatccacattCAAGGACCTTTGCAGCAGTCCTTGCTCCCCCAAAATGTCCACCAGTAGGTGATGCATGGCAATGAAACAAGATGTCCTTCATTTCTCTTTCGGGCACACATCTTCTGATAATCAAATCCGGACATTGTGTGAATAAGAAAGGATCATCCCAGTAGTAGTGCTTCACATCATGATAAAACTTTTTCAATCTCTGCCCTACAATTTCTGGTGGCACGACGTTGGCTGccaaataattcacataattggCAAACCATGGCACCAACTCATCTTccactgcaaataattgttcatctgggAAACTCTCATTAATCTCCCCTGCAGCAAGTTCTGACTTATCCCCCAACTCAAGTCTTGATAAGTGATCCGCTACCAAATTCTCAGTACCCTTCTTATCCCGAacctccatatcaaactcttgtaaaAGAAGTACCCAATGAATAAGTCTGGGTTTAACATCTTTCTTAGCAATAAGATGCCTGATTGCTGAGTGATCAGTATACATAATAACTTTGTTACCCATCAAATAGGGCCTGAATTTATCAAATGCATATACAATGGCAAGAAGCTCTTTTTTAGTGGTGGCATAATTCAATTGAGCACCATTTAGTGCTCTGCTGGCATAATAAATAGTCCGAAATACTTTGTCAACACGCTGCCCCAGAACCGCACCCACTGCAAAATCACTTGCGTCGCACATTAACTCAAATGGCAGCTCCCAATCTGGTGAAATTACTATAGGTGCTGACACCAATTTCTACTTTAGTATCCTGAAAGACTTAAGACACTTCTCATCGAACTCAAATggcaccccattcatcaacaaTGCCGAGAGTGGCTTAGAAATCTTGGAGAAGTCCTTTATAAATCTTCTGTAGAACCCCGCAtgaccaaggaaacttctcacccCTTTCACTGAAACTGGAGGTGGCAAGTTCTCAATAGTAGCAATCTTAGCCCTATCAACCTCAATACCATTCTTAGACACCTTGTGCCCAAGTACTATGCCTTCATTgaccatgaaatggcatttttcccaattcaagACTAAATTCGCCTCTTCACATCTTCTCAGCACAGCCTCCAGATTCAATAAACAATTGTCAAAAGAAGACCCCataacagagaaatcatccataaagatcTCAATGCTTCGTTCCACAATATCAGAGAAAATAGCCAGCATACACCTTTAAAAAGTGGCTGGGGCATTGCACAGACCAAACAGCATACGACGGAATGTGAATGTACCATATGGACAGGTGAAAGTCGTCTTTTCTTGGTCCTCAGGAGCAATGGCTATTTGATGGTACCCTAAATAGCCATCCAGAAAGCAGTAATATTGGTGTCCAACCAATCTATctaacatctgatcaatgaaaggcAATGGAAAATGATCTTTTCTAGTTGCTTTGTTCAGTTTACGATAATCTATACAAATCCTCCAACCAGTTACGGTACGCGTTGGGATAAGTTACTTATTGTCATTCTTCACCACTGTAATCCCTCCTTTCTTAGGGACTACCTGAACTGGACTTACCCAACTACTATCTGAAATGGGATAGATCACCccagcatctaaccacttcaaGATATCCTTCCTTACCACCTCTTTCATTGCTGGATTCAATCGACGTTGTGCTTCAATGGAGGGCTTACTGTCATCTTCCATCAAGATCTTGTGCATAACTGTGGAAGGACTTATTCCCTGAATATCTACCAACGTCCATCCAATTGCCAACTTATGGGTTCTCAACACCTGTAACAGTTTTTCCATCTCCTCattagaaagagaagaagacacaATGACTGGTAAAGTCTCCTTCTCACCCAGAAAAGCATATCGGAGATGTGCAGGCAATGATTTCAATTCCAACTCTGGAGGTTTCTGAACTAATGGTAATGGTCTTTCAGGTCCTTGGCCCAAATCTTCATATTTTCGATTATAAATTGGCCCTTTAGAATTCATCCACTGTACACACTCTTGGACCTCACTGTCTAACTCATCATCTATATCCTCAATTGTCAAACTCTTCTGAAGTGAATCTTCTGTGAGATTAATTTCTGCCACTGCTTTCTCTACCATGTCAACTTTGAAACAGCTATCATTTACATTTGCAAACTTTAAAGCCTTAAACACATTGAATACCACTTCTTCACCCTGAACTCAAAGTGTCAGCTCACCTTTCTGCACATCAATTAAAGCCTGCCTAGTAGCTAAAAATGGTCTTCCCAGAAtgattgtgtaacgccctactaccttagagccgttaccaagtgagttttaagacaaaacagtgcaatgaactcgctaactgaggttttgaaacgaaagtgtgactaattaaaagttaaggctgtaatctttgaaaatgcgttgattcaataaaaacttctagtattaaacatttgggatcccaaaataaggtttgaaaaccgtttacatcatgaaataagtttacagttgatcagttctaaattcatagattattacagccattttcgaataaacccccaaccaaagcagtcgggcaggccaaacatgtacgcgtcgcttcacgctctccgtactcatggttggttgactcagtcattgcccttacctgcaacacagagcacccgtgagccgaagcccagcaagaaaactcatgcaaagcataacatatgcaatttatacagtttatcataacagataatccacatataaacaagtcaaccattagactaagcaaacacggccatgctgcccccgaagccttaccgaagcctggggtctcggtcttcaccgtaggaataccacccgtatcccctgggtcctaccctgaccatagcatcccatgtgctaggtgttacttccggccccgctgccgttctcggccttgccgccctcggccatagccgttcattttactataatcatacatagcataaatcaaacagcattcaaacaaatatcaatttatttaaatctgcaccctaacatgtaatgcaatatagggccatgcccagcaatcatctcatcatgcaacatgcaatatagggccatgcccagcaatcatctcatcatggaacatgcaatatagggccatgcccggcaatcacactatgggcccatgccctatcctacgggtgttatagttttcatacctgtatcccgagcttcacaatgcaccaaagtcacgagcacggtcctctagcatgagcctctccaatagcctagtcacaacacacataaaacagtttttaatactaaccaacccagaaccacttcccgggaccaatcccgcactctcgggacctctaaaaccttaaaacaacaccccggagacatcccccgaacccccggagcaaaggcctaaaattgccaaaaatgatatcctgaaattggccttgtgccgcagCACCCAGCAAGACAGGGGCTccacgccgcggcacgcaaaaactgtgccgcggcacgccttcgcagacccagaattctgggttttctcttgcgtttccaccgagctaaaaccttcccaaatcataccaaaccaatacccaaaccccaaaatcaatttaaaacttcaaatggacgatctaacaacccataaacatcatcaaagaaatccaaacacacaatcaaatccccaaaatccacatccttgatttcaatttcagaaaaataaaaaactcaaagttcaaacttaaaccatgctcaaattccttaacccataacagaaacaagccttaaattacttagaatccataccttgaatgaagaatccaaccctatgcTTCCTTGATCCATCTCCTAAGTCTTCAAATTTCAGCTCCatcactcctcttcttcttcttctccttcttcttgccctaggtctccttctagcttttcctttcttaattttaaacaaaaccaccaaaatgactaagccccaaaccgtgtaccccatataacccagctgccatatatcaaattcccagccaaatgaccattttacccctccttgcctatcctttcccaactaaacctcaagggcacttaagtccttttacttctatttcatttctaccattttctatctagaacttgttactctcagcagtaactaatggttacccaggttactcaatcaccaataaccattacccgctaaatctcaatcttaaccataaaattcccaaagtacccttaggctcctcccgagccgggtatagaaatcccgttgtgactcttaagttaactagttctctaggaccgtctcggcacgtgcatcacaacaataacaccacactcgcgtggtacaattcacagaatacaattatcacatatatgccctcagcgggctaaaattaccaatttacccctatcatgcaaacggggtccacatgcataattatttcacctaacatgcatactaaccacgtagtcatgcatctcaatgttcaattagtcatataacatgctttaaatcataatcatgcatttaactcatcaaatcacacataaatcccaacatgccctcctggcacactaatcaaggcccttaagccttattagcgattttgggtcgttacagattggGACATTTTCATCTTCTTCCATATCTAATACTATGAAATCTGCCGGAAAAATGAATTTGTCCACTGTAACAAGGACATCCTCTATGAGTCCTCTGGGGTGTTTAATTGAACGATCTGCTAGCTGTAATGTGACTGTTGTAGGActagcctcccccaaaccaagtcttctgaAGACAGACAAAGGCATCAGATTTatactcgcccccaaatcacacaaagcatgcttacattcaaacttcCCGATTGTACACGGTATAGTAAAGCTCCCTGGATCTCTCAAATTTTGGGGCAACTTCCTCTGCAATATTgaactgcactcttcagtgagcgcCACCATCTCATAATCTTCCATCTTCCTTTTCTTGGACAGAATCTCTTTCATAAATTTTACATAGCTAGGCATCTGCTCTAATGCCTTAGCAAAAGGAATATTGATATGCAGCTTTTTGAAtacctctaaaaacttagaaaactgtttatctaGTGTAGTTTTTATAAGTctctgaggatatggaactcGAACTGGCTGGTCATCAACAAAGGGAGGACACTTGTTTGAACCctggtggtcttcagtaacccctTTCGCATTTGTATCTGATTTCTCACCCAACTCTTCATTCTGAACCACTGACTTTTGTACACTAGGCTGCTCCACTTGCTTACCATTCCTCAACGAAATTGCTTGACAGTTCTCTTTAGGATTT is a window of Humulus lupulus chromosome 4, drHumLupu1.1, whole genome shotgun sequence DNA encoding:
- the LOC133832752 gene encoding uncharacterized protein LOC133832752, which encodes MLNNRPQGNFPSNTVVNPKENCQAISLRNGKQVEQPSVQKSVVQNEELGEKSDTNAKGVTEDHQGSNKCPPFVDDQPVRVPYPQRLIKTTLDKQFSKFLEVFKKLHINIPFAKALEQMPSYVKFMKEILSKKRKMEDYEMVALTEECSSILQRKLPQNLRDPGSFTIPCTIGKFECKHALCDLGASINLMPLSVFRRLGLGEASPTTVTLQLADRSIKHPRGLIEDVLVTVDKFIFPADFIVLDMEEDENGEEVVFNVFKALKFANVNDSCFKVDMVEKAVAEINLTEDSLQKSLTIEDIDDELDSEVQECVQWMNSKGPIYNRKYEDLGQGPERPLPLVQKPPELELKSLPAHLRYAFLGEKETLPVIVSSSLSNEEMEKLLQVLRTHKLAIGWTLVDIQGISPSTVMHKILMEDDSKPSIEAQRRLNPAMKEVVRKDILKWLDAGVIYPISDSSWVSPVQVVPKKGGITVVKNDNK